Proteins co-encoded in one Metabacillus sp. KUDC1714 genomic window:
- a CDS encoding Mrp/NBP35 family ATP-binding protein, which produces MNVKNVTVNLLFKKCSKKDNEVLDMMNGSVIAITSGKGGVGKSTVSVNLAIALARMGKTVALIDLDIYGFSIPKIMNLQSSPKTVNGKIIPVESHGVKVMSMGFLIKNNEPVVWRGPMLGKMVEHFSKDVLWGELDYVLLDMPPGTGDVALDMHHFIPQSKEIIVTTPHKTAAHVAERAGTMALKAKHDILGVVENMAYFKPNDRAELYYLFGKGGGTELANKLNTNLLSQLPIEEPVESTDTPGIYEEGTKLYSEYNLLAERVHSLLS; this is translated from the coding sequence ATGAATGTGAAAAATGTCACAGTAAATCTTTTATTCAAAAAATGTTCGAAAAAAGATAATGAGGTGTTGGATATGATGAATGGTTCTGTTATTGCGATAACAAGTGGAAAAGGTGGAGTTGGGAAATCAACTGTTTCTGTTAATTTAGCAATTGCGCTAGCAAGGATGGGAAAAACAGTGGCACTCATCGATCTCGATATTTATGGATTTAGTATCCCGAAGATCATGAATTTGCAAAGTAGCCCAAAAACAGTAAATGGAAAAATCATTCCGGTTGAATCCCATGGGGTTAAAGTAATGTCAATGGGTTTCCTTATAAAAAATAATGAACCAGTTGTATGGAGAGGTCCCATGCTTGGCAAAATGGTGGAACACTTTTCAAAGGATGTCTTGTGGGGTGAGTTGGATTACGTCCTGTTAGATATGCCACCAGGCACTGGAGATGTTGCACTTGATATGCATCACTTTATTCCACAAAGCAAAGAGATCATAGTTACAACACCACACAAGACTGCAGCACATGTGGCGGAACGTGCTGGTACAATGGCGTTAAAGGCCAAACATGACATTCTAGGTGTAGTGGAAAATATGGCTTATTTTAAACCAAATGATCGCGCGGAATTGTACTATTTATTTGGAAAGGGTGGCGGAACAGAGTTAGCAAATAAGCTCAATACAAACCTTCTAAGTCAGCTTCCAATCGAGGAACCGGTTGAAAGTACAGATACACCTGGGATTTATGAGGAAGGGACTAAACTTTATTCTGAATATAATTTGCTAGCGGAAAGAGTTCACTCGCTATTAAGCTAA
- a CDS encoding DsbA family oxidoreductase, which yields MLIEIWSDIICPYCYIGKRRLEEALAKFQHKEEVKIEYRSFELNPDAKVHYEEDNIELLSKKYGTSKEQIKAMNLQLTEQAKEVGLTYHLDKIKATNTLNAHRLIHLAKQFGKENEMVERLFKAYFTEVRHVGEMKTLIELATEIGLDQQKVQSMLNSNEYEADVRAQEQDAQQIGVTGVPFYVINRKYAISGAQPSEVFLEVMEKVWIEEVEK from the coding sequence ATGCTTATCGAAATCTGGTCAGACATTATTTGTCCGTATTGTTATATTGGAAAACGTCGCTTGGAAGAGGCGCTTGCGAAATTTCAACATAAAGAAGAAGTGAAAATTGAGTATCGTAGCTTTGAACTTAACCCAGATGCAAAGGTTCATTATGAAGAAGACAATATAGAGCTTTTGTCTAAAAAATATGGTACTTCTAAAGAACAAATCAAGGCGATGAATCTGCAATTAACAGAACAAGCAAAAGAGGTTGGATTGACCTATCATTTAGATAAAATAAAAGCAACAAATACTTTGAATGCTCATCGTTTAATTCATTTAGCAAAGCAATTCGGGAAAGAAAATGAAATGGTTGAACGGTTATTTAAAGCTTATTTTACAGAAGTAAGACATGTTGGAGAAATGAAAACGTTAATAGAACTAGCAACTGAAATTGGATTAGATCAACAAAAGGTGCAATCAATGTTAAATAGTAATGAATATGAAGCAGATGTTCGTGCACAAGAACAAGACGCACAACAAATCGGTGTTACAGGTGTACCTTTTTATGTAATAAATCGCAAATATGCGATTTCTGGGGCTCAACCATCTGAGGTTTTTTTAGAAGTAATGGAAAAGGTTTGGATTGAAGAAGTAGAAAAGTAA
- a CDS encoding peptidylprolyl isomerase has protein sequence MVNKFRFVQVVFVCIILMIVGGCNTSGEVQTGDSETKKSVQVIEENPIVTITMENNDEIKVELYPNIAPNTVNNFITLAESGFYDGVIFHRVIPGFMIQGGDPDGTGTGGPDYSIKGEFTSNGFENNVKHERGVISMARTQEPDSAGSQFFIMVADASSLDGDYAAFGKVTEGMEAVDRIVDVKTDQQDKPIEEQKIKQVTVETFGIEYPEPKKVE, from the coding sequence ATGGTTAATAAATTTAGATTTGTTCAAGTGGTGTTTGTTTGCATTATATTAATGATTGTAGGTGGCTGTAATACTTCAGGGGAAGTTCAAACTGGAGATTCAGAAACTAAAAAATCCGTTCAAGTCATTGAAGAAAACCCGATTGTGACAATAACTATGGAAAATAATGACGAGATAAAAGTTGAACTTTATCCTAATATCGCACCAAATACTGTAAATAATTTTATCACTCTTGCAGAATCAGGTTTTTATGATGGAGTCATTTTCCATCGAGTCATACCTGGTTTCATGATTCAAGGTGGGGATCCAGATGGCACCGGTACTGGTGGTCCTGATTACAGTATAAAAGGAGAATTTACTTCTAATGGCTTTGAAAATAATGTGAAGCATGAAAGAGGTGTAATTTCCATGGCACGTACTCAGGAACCTGACTCAGCAGGATCTCAATTTTTCATTATGGTTGCAGATGCTAGTAGTTTAGATGGTGACTATGCTGCTTTTGGAAAAGTAACCGAGGGAATGGAAGCAGTGGATCGCATTGTTGATGTTAAAACAGATCAACAAGACAAGCCAATAGAGGAGCAAAAGATTAAACAAGTAACCGTTGAAACGTTTGGAATTGAATATCCTGAGCCAAAAAAAGTAGAATAG
- a CDS encoding QcrA and Rieske domain-containing protein, translated as MANDNKRKRNEKETKSDMIHLIDNLNRADDLKFNRRAFLKSAVGASITLGIATLPFSGLAFSNNKDHSNRVEIAKLADIPKDSAINFNYPTDDEPAILVHTKEGKLKAYNNKCTHLQCPVFYEKEESVLLCPCHRGFFSVDNGHPLAGPPQRELPLIELEVEAGTIYAVGRQIRHG; from the coding sequence ATGGCAAATGATAATAAGCGAAAACGAAATGAAAAAGAAACTAAGAGTGATATGATTCATTTAATAGACAATCTAAATCGTGCTGATGATTTAAAATTTAATCGCCGCGCATTTTTGAAATCTGCTGTTGGAGCTTCCATTACACTTGGAATTGCTACTTTGCCTTTTTCTGGTTTAGCTTTCTCAAATAATAAAGATCACTCAAATCGTGTTGAAATCGCAAAACTAGCTGATATACCAAAAGACAGTGCCATTAATTTCAATTATCCTACAGATGATGAACCTGCTATATTAGTTCATACAAAAGAAGGAAAGTTAAAAGCATATAATAATAAATGTACTCACCTGCAATGTCCAGTTTTTTACGAAAAGGAAGAGTCAGTGTTACTCTGCCCCTGTCATAGAGGATTTTTTAGTGTAGACAATGGTCATCCTTTAGCTGGTCCACCTCAAAGAGAATTACCACTAATTGAATTAGAAGTTGAGGCAGGTACAATTTATGCGGTAGGGAGACAGATACGTCATGGGTAA
- a CDS encoding DUF294 nucleotidyltransferase-like domain-containing protein, with product MAINDLQHLLKDYYPFTLLTDYQLQEMADKATLSTFSKNEFIFHEDQSAEEIDLYFLVSGLAKNILHQRNGKQLSLRYYYPGDIIGLMVMFTSGELNFSVQALEDSTVFKLNKRHFFEMMTRNNDFSKVIWGSIGERTKSLYDEMKNKTSYEDEENVQLLKTRVKVLMDSPTFIHPETTMENAAIVLKEEGITGLVVSNNSSKMLGVLTFREILHYITENSDRNKVKDWMDQTPYFVEADAFAFEALSFIKNKAIEFIPVTYNEKIIGTLSSRSFLNLQDSSYLDLTYNVKNSYSLDLLIKEGPLVNTTLQSFVQSLVDKESYAYEVAEVITNHNDNLHRQIIKLTENEMKSEGYGTPPINYCFIIMGSQARHEQGFRTDQDNGMILNDYEHLPNRTAIDEYFEIFTKKVNHHLSESGFPECTGGIMAKENKWRRSLTGWKNEIDVWKKELDAEEIQNFTMFYDFRPIYGDFSLAEIIREFVTDRATRSKTLQQLLMKDAIRYKIPAHPFGIMNLKQKNKIINVKKTGLTQIIYSTRINAIKYGIHEVSTVKRLDALKKIHAMHPRDVENAKTALHYLHFYRLQQNLTELSKNEPVTNEVNVFELSKEDRLKIKEALQVAHRMQQITKISFNRNRVV from the coding sequence TTGGCAATAAATGATTTACAACATCTTTTGAAAGATTACTACCCATTTACACTATTAACTGACTATCAGCTCCAAGAAATGGCGGATAAAGCAACGCTATCAACCTTTTCAAAAAATGAATTTATTTTTCATGAGGACCAATCAGCTGAAGAAATAGATCTTTATTTCCTTGTTTCAGGGCTAGCCAAAAATATTCTGCATCAAAGGAATGGGAAGCAATTATCGCTTCGCTATTATTATCCTGGTGATATCATCGGATTAATGGTGATGTTTACAAGTGGTGAATTAAATTTTTCTGTTCAAGCTTTAGAGGATAGTACTGTATTTAAACTCAATAAGCGCCATTTTTTTGAAATGATGACCCGCAATAATGATTTTTCGAAAGTGATTTGGGGAAGCATCGGGGAACGGACAAAATCCTTGTATGACGAGATGAAAAATAAGACGTCTTACGAGGATGAGGAAAATGTCCAATTATTGAAAACCCGTGTCAAAGTATTAATGGACTCGCCAACCTTTATTCATCCAGAGACAACGATGGAAAATGCTGCTATCGTTTTAAAAGAAGAAGGTATAACGGGATTAGTTGTTAGCAATAACTCCTCTAAAATGCTGGGAGTCCTAACATTCAGAGAGATACTACATTATATAACTGAGAATTCAGATAGAAATAAAGTTAAAGACTGGATGGATCAAACTCCTTATTTCGTTGAAGCTGATGCATTCGCATTTGAAGCTCTTTCCTTTATTAAAAATAAGGCAATAGAGTTTATACCAGTTACTTATAATGAAAAAATCATCGGTACATTATCTAGTCGATCCTTTCTAAATCTTCAAGATTCTAGCTATTTGGATCTAACATACAATGTAAAAAACTCATATTCTTTAGACTTACTTATAAAGGAAGGGCCACTAGTAAACACAACACTCCAATCATTTGTTCAGAGCTTAGTTGATAAAGAGAGCTACGCTTATGAAGTTGCAGAAGTAATTACAAATCATAACGACAATCTCCATAGACAAATTATTAAACTTACTGAAAATGAAATGAAATCTGAAGGCTATGGAACTCCACCGATTAATTACTGTTTTATTATAATGGGGAGTCAAGCAAGACATGAACAAGGATTTCGTACTGATCAGGATAATGGAATGATTTTAAATGATTATGAACATTTGCCAAATAGGACAGCAATTGATGAGTATTTTGAGATATTTACGAAAAAGGTAAATCATCATTTAAGTGAATCTGGATTTCCTGAATGTACTGGTGGAATTATGGCCAAAGAAAATAAATGGAGAAGATCATTAACAGGTTGGAAAAATGAAATTGATGTGTGGAAAAAGGAGCTTGATGCCGAAGAAATACAGAACTTTACTATGTTCTATGATTTTAGACCAATTTATGGTGATTTTTCTTTAGCAGAGATAATTCGAGAGTTCGTAACAGATAGAGCAACACGCTCAAAAACGCTGCAGCAGTTATTAATGAAGGATGCAATCCGTTATAAAATACCTGCCCACCCTTTTGGAATTATGAATTTAAAGCAAAAAAATAAAATAATAAACGTAAAAAAAACGGGTCTTACTCAAATTATTTATTCAACAAGAATTAACGCGATAAAATATGGTATCCATGAAGTTAGTACGGTGAAAAGGCTTGATGCATTGAAAAAAATTCATGCCATGCATCCTAGAGACGTAGAAAACGCAAAAACGGCTCTTCACTATTTACATTTTTATCGATTACAGCAAAATTTAACGGAGTTATCCAAAAATGAACCAGTTACAAATGAAGTGAACGTTTTTGAGCTTTCAAAAGAAGATCGCTTAAAAATAAAAGAAGCTTTGCAAGTTGCTCATCGTATGCAACAAATAACGAAGATCAGCTTTAATCGAAACCGGGTGGTGTAG
- a CDS encoding LTA synthase family protein, which produces MKTKLRSLLNNHINFFVLAVVFLWVKTYAAYRVEFSLGIDNVMQEFLLFLNPASSVILFLGLALFFKGKKSFIWMIVIDFLLSFLLYANIVYYRFFSDFITLPTLTQTGNAGDLGQSIEALLKPYDVLYFLDTIILLVLVLTKLVKPTSIKVKTRSLVMVFATAIAFFAVNLSLAETDRPQLLTRTFDRNYIVKYLGMYNFTIYDAIQSTRASTQRAMADTDDITEVTNYTNAIYAEPNPDYFGIAKGKNVIYVHLESVQNFIINYKLNGQEVTPFLNSLTKDSSTFYFDNFFHQTGQGKTADAEFMLENSLFGLPQGAAFSTKGQNTYQAAPAILGQNGYTSAVFHGNTKSFWNRNEIYKSLGYDKFFDLSYYNAKDEDILNYGMKDKPFFKQSMPMLESLSQPFYTKFITVSNHFPYPLDQDEATIEKHTTGDSSVDNYFQTARYLDEAIKEFFTYLKESGLYENSMIVMYGDHYGISENHNTAMSKVLGKEVGDFENAQLQRVPLFIHIPGEDGGAMHQYGGQIDLMPTLMHLLGIETKGYVQVGTDLFSKDHQTVVPFRNGDFITDKVTALNGKYYDTNTGEPVEETDAIKQYEQITQLKLQMSDKIVNQDLLRFYTPEGFEPVDPSKYDYTNHNESETESEVK; this is translated from the coding sequence ATGAAAACAAAATTACGTTCTTTACTGAATAACCATATTAATTTTTTTGTTCTTGCAGTAGTTTTTTTATGGGTCAAAACCTATGCTGCTTACCGAGTAGAGTTTAGTTTAGGTATTGATAATGTGATGCAAGAATTTCTTTTATTCCTAAACCCTGCTAGCTCAGTTATTTTATTTTTGGGACTTGCTTTATTTTTTAAAGGGAAAAAATCTTTTATTTGGATGATAGTAATAGATTTTCTTCTATCATTCTTGTTATATGCAAATATTGTATATTATCGATTTTTCTCAGATTTCATTACACTTCCAACACTTACACAAACAGGTAATGCAGGTGACTTAGGTCAAAGTATTGAAGCATTATTAAAACCTTATGATGTTTTGTATTTCTTAGATACAATTATTTTATTAGTATTAGTTTTGACTAAGTTAGTAAAACCAACATCTATTAAAGTTAAAACTCGTTCGTTAGTTATGGTTTTTGCAACTGCTATTGCTTTTTTCGCAGTAAACCTAAGTTTAGCAGAAACAGATCGTCCACAGTTATTAACAAGAACGTTTGACCGTAACTATATTGTTAAATATTTAGGTATGTATAACTTTACAATCTATGATGCGATTCAAAGTACAAGAGCTTCAACACAACGAGCAATGGCAGATACAGATGATATTACAGAGGTTACGAATTATACAAATGCGATTTATGCTGAACCAAATCCTGATTACTTTGGTATTGCAAAAGGAAAAAATGTAATTTATGTTCATTTAGAATCAGTACAAAATTTTATCATTAACTATAAATTGAATGGTCAGGAAGTTACACCATTCCTTAATTCGTTAACAAAGGATTCAAGTACTTTCTACTTTGATAACTTTTTCCATCAGACTGGACAAGGGAAAACAGCTGATGCAGAATTTATGCTTGAAAACTCATTATTTGGATTACCGCAAGGAGCAGCCTTTTCAACAAAAGGTCAGAATACTTACCAAGCAGCTCCAGCTATTTTAGGTCAAAATGGTTATACATCTGCAGTATTCCATGGTAATACGAAATCCTTTTGGAACAGAAATGAGATCTATAAATCATTAGGTTATGATAAGTTTTTTGATTTAAGTTATTATAATGCAAAAGACGAAGATATTTTAAATTATGGGATGAAAGATAAGCCGTTTTTTAAACAATCTATGCCAATGCTAGAATCCTTAAGTCAACCTTTTTATACAAAATTTATTACAGTAAGTAATCATTTCCCATACCCATTGGATCAAGATGAAGCAACGATTGAGAAGCATACAACAGGCGATAGTTCAGTAGATAATTATTTTCAAACAGCTCGATATTTAGACGAAGCTATAAAAGAATTCTTTACTTATCTTAAAGAATCTGGATTGTATGAGAACTCAATGATTGTTATGTATGGAGATCATTACGGGATATCTGAAAATCATAATACTGCTATGTCTAAAGTATTAGGCAAAGAAGTAGGCGATTTTGAAAATGCTCAATTACAAAGGGTCCCACTATTTATCCATATTCCAGGTGAAGATGGGGGGGCAATGCATCAGTATGGTGGACAGATTGATTTAATGCCAACACTCATGCATTTACTTGGTATTGAAACAAAAGGATATGTACAAGTAGGGACAGATCTTTTCTCTAAAGACCATCAGACAGTAGTGCCATTCCGTAATGGAGACTTTATTACTGATAAGGTGACTGCTTTGAATGGGAAATATTATGATACAAATACTGGAGAACCAGTTGAGGAAACCGATGCAATAAAACAGTACGAACAAATTACTCAATTAAAACTTCAGATGTCAGATAAAATTGTAAACCAAGATTTATTACGCTTTTATACACCTGAAGGTTTTGAACCAGTTGACCCATCAAAATATGATTATACAAATCATAATGAATCAGAAACTGAATCAGAAGTTAAATAA
- the fdhF gene encoding formate dehydrogenase subunit alpha, translating to MSQFLAKEGVKNLHKPGEKLITTHCCYCGMQCGMHIRVNEKSGKVVGVEPRYDWPVTNGKMCPKGVTAYQTIEHEDRILKPLIKRNGKLVEASWKEALDLIEKNFKKLQKESGKDAVAVFGGVSMTNEKCYLVGKYARVGLGTRFIDYNGRFCMSSAAGGFIRTLGTDRGSTLPWPELEHTDCFFIAGSNTAECHPTSIQWLWKAKDKGAKLIVADPRETPTARVADVHLDLKPGTDSALANGMLHIIVKEGYVDEEYVSERCNNYEELKKTIEKFTPEYTSQLTGVAVEKIIKAAHIFGMSPRSVVMFARGVEQQTKGVDNVSLYTTMALLRGQIGKFASGVATFTGQGNGQGGREHGQKADLLPGYRKLTDPAAVEYVSSVWGIDPSEMPKPGVSAYEMFDEIEQGNIRGMHVICSNPAVSAPNLEHIWKGFEKLDFLVVSDFFLSETAQFADVVLPATTWAEDDGTTTNLEGRVIRIRKIREPLGESQPDWKILSMIAERMGRGQFFPYNNASEIFEEFRLASKGGKADYYGITWDRIDREDGVFWPCPSKDHPGTPTMFTESFGTPDGKANLACIEWQEAGETPTNQFPLFLTTGRVVFHYLSGNQTRRVNFLYEQCPEPYAEIHPALASQYNIHDGEQVKLVSPRSHMVVKTRITKAIRKDTVFVPYHWGKELAVNQLTSDHLDPYSRMPEFKVCSLKIEKL from the coding sequence ATGAGTCAATTTTTAGCAAAAGAAGGCGTGAAAAATCTTCATAAACCAGGTGAAAAATTAATTACAACTCATTGTTGTTACTGTGGTATGCAGTGTGGTATGCATATCCGTGTCAATGAAAAATCAGGAAAAGTGGTTGGGGTTGAACCGCGATATGACTGGCCAGTAACAAACGGAAAAATGTGTCCAAAAGGTGTAACAGCCTATCAAACTATTGAACACGAGGATCGTATTTTAAAACCGTTAATTAAGAGAAATGGAAAATTAGTTGAAGCTTCATGGAAAGAAGCGCTAGATTTAATTGAGAAAAACTTTAAAAAGCTTCAAAAAGAGAGTGGAAAGGATGCTGTTGCTGTCTTTGGCGGTGTATCGATGACAAACGAAAAATGCTACCTCGTTGGTAAATATGCACGTGTTGGATTAGGCACTCGTTTTATCGATTATAATGGTCGATTTTGTATGAGTTCCGCAGCAGGTGGATTTATAAGAACATTAGGTACGGATCGTGGATCTACATTGCCTTGGCCGGAATTAGAGCACACTGATTGCTTCTTCATTGCAGGATCTAATACAGCAGAATGTCATCCAACAAGTATTCAATGGCTGTGGAAGGCAAAAGACAAAGGAGCTAAATTAATTGTTGCTGATCCTAGGGAAACACCGACAGCTCGTGTAGCTGATGTTCATTTAGATTTAAAACCAGGCACTGATTCAGCTCTAGCTAACGGTATGCTCCATATTATTGTAAAAGAAGGCTATGTAGATGAGGAATATGTAAGTGAGCGCTGTAACAACTATGAGGAATTGAAAAAAACAATTGAAAAATTCACACCTGAGTACACATCACAACTTACTGGTGTAGCTGTCGAAAAAATTATTAAAGCAGCACATATTTTCGGAATGTCACCACGCTCAGTTGTTATGTTTGCACGTGGTGTTGAGCAACAAACTAAAGGTGTTGACAATGTATCTTTATATACAACAATGGCATTACTTCGTGGACAAATTGGAAAATTCGCTTCAGGTGTTGCGACATTTACAGGTCAAGGAAATGGTCAAGGGGGACGTGAACATGGTCAAAAAGCAGATTTACTACCTGGTTATCGTAAACTAACAGACCCTGCAGCAGTTGAATATGTATCAAGTGTATGGGGAATTGATCCAAGTGAAATGCCAAAACCTGGGGTGTCAGCATATGAAATGTTTGATGAAATTGAACAAGGAAACATACGCGGAATGCATGTGATCTGTAGTAACCCTGCAGTTTCAGCCCCAAATTTAGAGCATATTTGGAAAGGCTTCGAAAAACTTGATTTTTTAGTTGTCAGTGATTTTTTTCTTTCAGAAACAGCACAATTTGCTGATGTCGTATTACCTGCGACAACTTGGGCTGAAGATGATGGAACAACAACGAATTTAGAAGGACGTGTTATTAGGATTCGAAAAATCCGAGAGCCACTTGGGGAATCACAACCAGATTGGAAAATCTTGAGTATGATTGCAGAACGTATGGGTCGTGGTCAATTCTTCCCATATAACAATGCTAGTGAAATATTTGAAGAATTCCGCTTAGCGTCTAAAGGTGGTAAAGCAGATTATTACGGAATTACTTGGGATCGTATTGATAGGGAAGATGGTGTTTTTTGGCCATGTCCTTCTAAAGATCATCCAGGTACACCAACAATGTTTACGGAATCTTTTGGTACTCCTGATGGAAAAGCAAATCTTGCATGTATTGAATGGCAGGAAGCAGGAGAAACACCAACAAATCAATTTCCGTTATTCCTCACTACCGGCCGTGTTGTCTTCCATTATTTATCAGGTAATCAAACTCGTAGAGTTAATTTTCTTTATGAACAATGCCCAGAGCCATATGCAGAAATCCACCCTGCTTTAGCAAGTCAATATAATATACACGATGGTGAACAAGTGAAGCTAGTATCACCACGATCACACATGGTGGTTAAAACTCGAATCACAAAAGCGATTCGTAAGGATACTGTTTTTGTTCCTTATCATTGGGGGAAAGAATTAGCTGTTAACCAATTAACAAGTGATCATCTAGATCCATACTCCAGGATGCCAGAATTTAAAGTTTGTTCATTAAAAATAGAAAAATTATAA
- a CDS encoding MFS transporter gives MNTFERTFYSKTSKYSFFVILILLFTVWIGTEKFLHFDMALMGYLISSLIFAIGLTIRMCAWLIRPATKQVVKRSIKNLKTKKRTKRNITSILKTAFDNIFLQKFIFKRGIYRGITHFMIAWGCIGSFAITFGLTFGWMHFELVDPETYVIVVMGLNTIQMAAHGIFAEMVYNGLNITATMVLIGVSMALARRIVNQDVKVTQRAEFDLFPLVLLLSVTVSGLVLTVSYALLEGWMHHYLTLFHQVTVVVLLIYFPFGKLFHLPIRPLATAVPMNYQEHVKVDTRPCNSCGETYSSDDQISDVQSILAVQSFDLQLEDGTFLSDYCPACRRRIRVMKQLNMENPIQSETKPVLTMNGIHLSGFGKTRTDDYYDLPDHVQDELKKYKDKRGAEK, from the coding sequence ATGAACACATTTGAACGAACTTTTTATTCAAAAACTAGTAAATATTCATTTTTTGTCATATTAATTCTACTATTCACAGTTTGGATTGGGACTGAAAAGTTTTTACATTTTGACATGGCATTAATGGGATATTTGATTTCATCGCTTATTTTCGCAATCGGATTAACAATTCGTATGTGTGCTTGGCTAATTCGTCCCGCTACAAAACAGGTTGTAAAAAGAAGTATTAAAAATTTAAAAACGAAAAAGCGAACAAAACGAAATATTACGTCTATTTTAAAAACAGCATTTGATAATATTTTTCTTCAAAAATTTATCTTTAAACGTGGAATCTATCGTGGGATTACCCATTTCATGATTGCATGGGGCTGTATTGGGTCGTTTGCGATCACATTTGGCTTAACGTTTGGGTGGATGCATTTTGAATTAGTTGACCCTGAAACTTATGTAATTGTCGTCATGGGATTGAATACGATCCAAATGGCTGCCCACGGTATATTCGCAGAAATGGTTTATAACGGATTGAATATCACAGCAACAATGGTATTGATTGGAGTATCAATGGCACTAGCGAGAAGAATTGTTAATCAAGATGTAAAAGTAACACAAAGAGCAGAGTTTGATCTATTTCCATTAGTTTTATTATTATCCGTTACAGTATCTGGTTTAGTTTTAACCGTTTCCTATGCTTTATTAGAAGGCTGGATGCATCATTATTTAACACTATTCCATCAAGTAACAGTGGTTGTTTTATTGATTTACTTTCCATTCGGAAAATTATTCCACTTGCCAATTCGACCTCTTGCAACTGCAGTACCAATGAACTATCAAGAGCATGTGAAAGTTGATACAAGACCTTGTAACAGCTGTGGAGAGACATATAGCTCAGATGATCAGATTTCGGACGTTCAAAGTATACTGGCTGTCCAAAGCTTTGACCTACAGCTAGAGGATGGCACATTTTTATCTGATTACTGTCCTGCTTGTCGAAGAAGGATTCGTGTCATGAAGCAGCTAAATATGGAAAATCCAATCCAATCTGAAACCAAGCCTGTTTTAACAATGAATGGAATTCACCTATCTGGCTTTGGTAAAACACGCACAGATGATTATTATGATCTTCCTGATCATGTGCAAGATGAATTAAAAAAATATAAAGATAAAAGGGGAGCCGAAAAATGA
- a CDS encoding 4Fe-4S dicluster domain-containing protein, protein MNKIMYLEFERCIGCRACQAACRECGDHDAKERNYVEYVDFTESRQTYPMLCMQCKDPACARVCPANAIQITDEGVVLSAMEEKCIGCRNCTFGCPFGIPKFDFEENKMYKCDMCYDRSKHDIAPMCASVCPSDAIRFIDFDEMQQLRRKRSQMNLVEGKKPQEGNKWDYVPEFFGVYTD, encoded by the coding sequence ATGAATAAAATCATGTATTTAGAATTCGAAAGATGTATCGGCTGTCGAGCATGTCAAGCAGCATGTCGTGAATGTGGAGATCATGATGCAAAAGAACGAAACTATGTGGAATATGTTGACTTTACAGAAAGCCGCCAAACATATCCAATGCTTTGCATGCAATGTAAAGACCCAGCGTGTGCTCGTGTATGCCCAGCAAATGCCATTCAAATTACGGATGAAGGCGTTGTTTTATCTGCTATGGAGGAAAAGTGTATTGGCTGTCGTAACTGTACATTTGGCTGTCCATTCGGGATACCTAAGTTTGATTTTGAAGAGAATAAAATGTATAAATGCGACATGTGCTATGACCGTTCAAAGCATGATATTGCGCCAATGTGTGCTTCCGTTTGTCCGAGTGATGCTATTCGATTTATTGATTTTGATGAAATGCAGCAATTACGCCGGAAACGTTCTCAAATGAACTTAGTTGAAGGGAAAAAGCCCCAAGAGGGAAATAAGTGGGACTATGTACCTGAATTTTTCGGTGTATATACAGATTAA